Genomic DNA from bacterium:
CCCCAGTGTCGGCCATTCGTCAATTTTGAAAAACATTTGCTTGGCCGGGACCCATAAATTCGGGATGTCCGACTGGCCTAGTTTCTCGCATATTTTTTCTGTTATTCCTTTGTAATTATGGCAAAGAACAGCTAAAGCTTCTCCTTTTTTTTCATCGGGAACCGACAGGACAAGAAATCTTGCCTCCGGTTCATCCGCAGCTTCATAAATTTTTTCTTCCACCATAATATGCGAAACCATCTCGCCGCCGATTTTGCTAAAGCGGGACAATCTATCGGTAATTTGTATAAAACCGTCTTCGTCTATCGAGGCGATATCGCCTGTCGCATACCATCCGTCTTTTATTACTTCGTCAGTTTTTTCTTTATCATCCCAATACCCTTTCATTACATTTGGCCCTTTAACCATTAATAATCCGGACTCTTTTGCCGGCAGCAATTGCCTTGTTTCAGGATCGATGATTTTAACGGATACCCCAGGGAGCGGGCGCCCGACTTTTCCTTCTTTGTGCCCCAGTTGAAATTCATGATGGTGTTTTATGTTAAAGACACTTACGCACGCGACAGGAGAAAGTTCAGTGCACCCGTAACCTTCAAGGACAGGGATATCAAATTTTTCAAGAAATTCTTTAGCGATCTCTTTGCGCATTTTTTCAGCGCCTGTAATTACGAAATGGAGGCTGTTAATGTCTTCCTTATTGAACTTTTTCATCCACATCTGGAGAAAAGTGGGGGTGGTCAAGGCCATTGTGCATTTGTGTTTTTTAATCATTTTCTGGACGATTAAAGGTTCCAGCGGGCTTTTATGATACGCGACAGAAAATCCTCCAAGCAATGGAAGCCATATTGTGGCCGTGTATCCGAATGAATGAAAAAAAGGAAGAATGCCTAAAATACAATCATCGGAATCCGTCTGGAAAACTTCAAGAAGTCCCTGCACATTTGACTGAATATTTTTATGCGTAAGCATGACGCCTTTGGGAATACCGGTGCTCCCGCTTGTAAACACGAGTGTTGCGATATCATCGAGATTCGATTTTGACTTCGGAATAAAAACCGATTCGATAATTGTAGACGGCGTGATAAAAAGCAAAATCCAGAGCATTAAACCATAACCTTTAGACGGTTTCGCAATATCTTCCAGGT
This window encodes:
- a CDS encoding AMP-binding protein; its protein translation is MTLSVGASLSRNIRFFMWRPIYEWKPMHWFFKIMHMIPISASDKPKQFMASMEEAKKALKEGHIVCIFAEGAISRTAQTLGFHRGMEFIAKDMDIPIVPVNLDRVWGSIFSFHSGKFIWKIPKKIPYPVTVSFGKSMPAASKVHEVRQAVLELGSHAFGHRISQMLPLHRNFLRISKQKWFIKGMADSGGVELSYGKIAAASVMLAKKFMKHFPDDERIGVLFPSCTHGALVNIALNMAGKIPVNINFTMTPEIINKIRQKAKINKIITSRKVLEGLKWPHDERMVYLEDIAKPSKGYGLMLWILLFITPSTIIESVFIPKSKSNLDDIATLVFTSGSTGIPKGVMLTHKNIQSNVQGLLEVFQTDSDDCILGILPFFHSFGYTATIWLPLLGGFSVAYHKSPLEPLIVQKMIKKHKCTMALTTPTFLQMWMKKFNKEDINSLHFVITGAEKMRKEIAKEFLEKFDIPVLEGYGCTELSPVACVSVFNIKHHHEFQLGHKEGKVGRPLPGVSVKIIDPETRQLLPAKESGLLMVKGPNVMKGYWDDKEKTDEVIKDGWYATGDIASIDEDGFIQITDRLSRFSKIGGEMVSHIMVEEKIYEAADEPEARFLVLSVPDEKKGEALAVLCHNYKGITEKICEKLGQSDIPNLWVPAKQMFFKIDEWPTLGTGKVDMAKAKEIAGNFVSQVRG